One window of Acidobacteriota bacterium genomic DNA carries:
- a CDS encoding serine hydrolase, translating to MKFAAALVVFVTGFLFAPVPAPAQGSKEFTLPKAYRALESKASPELQKVLDTAINETIAKFADKGFKAEHIAATLIDMRNPKSFPTASFRGEEKIYPASVVKMFYMAALEQWLADKRVKPSGELDRGLKDMIVDSSNEATQYILDVLSGVSSGPQLPQKQFAAWSYKRNVVNRYFSALGYQNINVNQKTFCEDAYGIEQQFRGDQGVNRNKLTTNATARLLAEIVLGRMGGAESTSLMVDLMKRDPFAATKDNDDQAHGFTGIALINKNLTGAKLWSKAGWTSQTRHDAAYIELPDGRKFVLVVFTEKFAGERNIIPAVAERVIDGLGAAQ from the coding sequence ATGAAGTTTGCGGCTGCACTGGTTGTTTTCGTTACCGGCTTTTTGTTCGCTCCGGTTCCCGCTCCGGCGCAGGGAAGCAAGGAATTCACATTACCCAAGGCGTACCGGGCACTTGAGTCAAAGGCTTCGCCCGAATTGCAGAAGGTGCTCGACACGGCCATCAATGAGACGATCGCGAAGTTTGCGGACAAAGGCTTCAAGGCCGAGCATATCGCCGCGACGCTGATCGATATGCGGAATCCCAAGAGTTTTCCGACGGCAAGTTTTCGCGGCGAGGAAAAGATCTATCCGGCGAGCGTCGTGAAAATGTTCTATATGGCGGCGCTCGAACAGTGGCTTGCTGACAAGCGCGTCAAACCGTCGGGCGAACTCGACCGCGGATTGAAGGATATGATCGTCGATTCGTCGAACGAAGCGACGCAGTACATTCTCGACGTCCTGAGCGGCGTTTCGAGCGGTCCGCAGCTTCCCCAAAAGCAATTCGCCGCCTGGTCATACAAGCGCAACGTCGTCAATCGGTACTTCAGCGCGCTCGGCTACCAAAACATAAACGTAAATCAGAAAACCTTCTGCGAGGACGCCTACGGCATCGAACAGCAGTTTCGCGGCGATCAGGGCGTGAACCGCAACAAGCTGACGACGAACGCGACGGCGCGCCTTTTGGCCGAGATCGTGCTCGGAAGGATGGGCGGCGCGGAATCGACCAGTTTAATGGTCGATCTGATGAAGCGGGATCCTTTCGCGGCGACAAAAGACAATGACGACCAGGCGCACGGATTTACCGGTATCGCGTTGATAAACAAGAACTTGACCGGCGCGAAGTTGTGGTCGAAGGCGGGCTGGACATCGCAAACCCGGCACGATGCGGCTTACATCGAATTGCCGGACGGACGGAAGTTCGTCCTCGTCGTCTTCACCGAGAAATTCGCCGGCGAAAGGAACATCATCCCGGCAGTCGCCGAACGGGTCATCGACGGACTTGGTGCGGCGCAGTAA
- a CDS encoding amino acid permease — MTEEKLVRGISRWDLLAIAINTIIGAGIFGLPSKVAALIGNYGLIALILCAAIIALIVLCFAEVSSRFEATGGMYLYAREAFGPVVGFEVGWLYWIVRLTTAAANCNLLVSYLGFFDPRLNDGATRAVVISLIFIVIATVNFLGIKQTTILTNIFTAGKILPLLVFVGVGMFFIQPANFALPQAVEPGNFGAAILILVYAFSGFEATTILAGESREPRKNLPWALLVSLGLVALLYVLIQIVSVGNLPELAKSERPLADAAVNFLGYWGASFITVGAVISILGNLNIGFLAASRIPFAIAEQGELPPVLAKTHSRFKTPSVAIILTTAVILVLTVWSSFLTALTIATITRLIVYATTCAALPVFRFRKDAPPAQFSAPFGIAVSVLSLGLIAWLLSNVDFAKDGLAALVAIAVGIVVYFVRRLFART, encoded by the coding sequence ATGACAGAAGAAAAACTCGTCCGCGGAATCAGTCGCTGGGATTTGCTGGCCATCGCGATCAACACCATCATCGGCGCCGGGATCTTCGGTTTGCCGTCGAAGGTCGCGGCGCTGATCGGGAATTACGGGCTGATCGCGCTGATCCTCTGCGCCGCCATCATCGCGCTCATCGTGCTCTGTTTCGCCGAAGTTTCGAGCCGCTTCGAAGCGACCGGCGGGATGTATCTTTACGCCCGCGAGGCATTCGGGCCGGTCGTCGGGTTCGAGGTCGGTTGGCTTTACTGGATCGTGCGCCTGACGACGGCCGCCGCGAATTGCAACCTGCTCGTCAGCTATCTCGGATTTTTCGATCCGCGCCTCAACGACGGGGCGACGCGCGCGGTCGTCATCTCGCTGATCTTCATCGTCATCGCGACCGTCAACTTCCTCGGCATCAAGCAAACGACGATTCTGACCAACATCTTCACCGCCGGCAAGATCCTTCCGTTGCTTGTCTTCGTCGGTGTCGGAATGTTCTTCATCCAGCCGGCGAATTTCGCGCTGCCGCAAGCCGTCGAGCCGGGAAATTTCGGCGCCGCGATCCTGATCCTCGTTTATGCGTTTTCAGGCTTTGAGGCGACGACGATCCTCGCCGGCGAATCGCGCGAGCCGCGCAAGAATCTGCCGTGGGCGTTGCTCGTTTCGCTCGGACTGGTCGCGCTGCTGTATGTGCTCATCCAGATCGTATCGGTCGGCAACCTGCCCGAACTGGCAAAGTCCGAACGACCGCTGGCCGACGCCGCGGTCAATTTCCTTGGATACTGGGGCGCTTCATTCATCACCGTCGGCGCGGTGATCTCGATCCTCGGAAATCTCAATATCGGATTCCTTGCCGCGTCGCGCATACCGTTTGCGATCGCCGAACAGGGAGAATTGCCGCCGGTTCTCGCGAAAACGCACAGCCGTTTCAAGACGCCATCGGTCGCGATCATCCTGACGACAGCGGTGATTCTCGTTCTGACGGTTTGGAGTTCGTTCCTGACGGCACTGACGATCGCGACGATCACGCGCCTCATCGTTTACGCCACGACCTGCGCCGCGCTGCCGGTCTTCCGATTCCGAAAGGACGCACCCCCGGCGCAATTTTCGGCGCCGTTCGGGATCGCAGTTTCGGTTCTCTCGCTCGGGTTGATCGCATGGCTTTTGTCCAATGTTGATTTTGCGAAAGATGGGCTTGCCGCATTGGTTGCGATCGCCGTTGGCATCGTGGTCTATTTTGTTCGGCGGTTGTTTGCCCGGACCTAG
- a CDS encoding ABC transporter substrate-binding protein, which produces MDAKPEVRTITVAHSPDSDDAFMFYGLATNKLETEGLKFEHTLKDIQSLNEDAKNGVFDVTAVSFHAYAYVADKYALLPHGASIGDKYGPILVSKEQYKPEDIPNLKIAVPGELTSAFLALRLYNQDFEYGVVPFDEIIEEVQRGKFDAGLLIHEGQLFYKQMGLSKILDLGEWWYERTGLPLPMGGNVIRRDLGEDLMKQVSTHLHRSIVYSLENREDALSYAMQFARDMPPELADRFVAMWVNDLTLDYGDRGREGVKLLLQEGFEKGIIPHRVDVQFVD; this is translated from the coding sequence ATGGACGCGAAACCAGAAGTACGAACGATCACCGTCGCCCATTCGCCCGACTCGGACGACGCATTTATGTTTTACGGCCTTGCCACGAATAAGCTCGAGACCGAAGGCTTGAAGTTTGAACATACGTTGAAGGACATTCAATCGTTGAACGAAGACGCCAAAAACGGCGTCTTCGACGTCACGGCGGTGAGTTTTCACGCCTACGCCTACGTTGCCGACAAATACGCGCTGCTGCCTCACGGCGCGAGTATCGGCGACAAATACGGTCCGATCCTCGTGTCGAAGGAACAGTACAAACCCGAAGACATTCCGAATCTGAAGATCGCAGTTCCGGGCGAACTGACGAGCGCTTTTTTAGCTTTGCGTCTCTACAATCAGGATTTCGAATACGGCGTGGTCCCGTTTGACGAGATCATTGAGGAAGTTCAGCGCGGCAAATTCGATGCCGGCCTCCTCATTCACGAAGGACAGCTTTTTTACAAGCAAATGGGCCTCAGCAAGATTCTGGACCTTGGCGAATGGTGGTATGAGCGGACGGGACTGCCGCTTCCGATGGGCGGAAACGTCATTCGCCGCGACCTCGGCGAGGATCTGATGAAACAGGTTTCGACGCATCTTCACCGGAGCATCGTCTACTCGCTCGAGAATCGCGAGGACGCGCTCTCTTACGCGATGCAGTTCGCGCGCGATATGCCGCCCGAACTTGCCGACCGTTTCGTTGCGATGTGGGTCAACGATCTGACGCTCGACTACGGCGACCGCGGCCGTGAGGGTGTCAAACTGCTGCTTCAGGAAGGATTCGAAAAAGGCATCATTCCCCATCGCGTCGATGTCCAATTCGTCGACTGA
- a CDS encoding class I SAM-dependent methyltransferase, whose product MMGDTIGRFSDRVENYVKYRPSYPNEMFGVFAREMNWTPDSVVADIGSGTGISAKPFLERGNRVVGVEPNAEMRKAAEEFLREFPGFESHDGTAERTNLPSGSIDLVIAAQAYHWFDARKASEEFGRILVPGGFVALIWNERLLDANEFLVAYEELLKEFANDYDAVRHDRFDLGRLQNEFGATFAQASFPNAQLLDFQGLRGRMHSSSYMPPESDPRASELSAKLKTLFDKYAEKGRIGLLYQTNIFYTRL is encoded by the coding sequence ATGATGGGTGACACGATCGGACGGTTTTCGGACCGCGTTGAAAACTACGTCAAATACCGACCGTCGTATCCGAACGAGATGTTCGGCGTTTTCGCGCGCGAGATGAATTGGACGCCCGATTCCGTCGTTGCCGACATCGGATCCGGCACAGGGATCTCGGCGAAACCTTTTCTCGAAAGAGGAAATCGCGTCGTCGGCGTCGAACCGAACGCCGAAATGCGAAAGGCCGCCGAGGAGTTTCTAAGGGAATTTCCGGGCTTCGAAAGCCACGACGGCACCGCCGAGCGTACGAATCTACCGAGCGGTTCGATCGATCTGGTCATCGCCGCGCAGGCGTACCACTGGTTCGATGCGAGAAAGGCTAGCGAAGAGTTTGGACGAATTCTCGTGCCCGGCGGATTCGTCGCTCTGATCTGGAACGAGCGCCTCCTAGACGCAAACGAGTTTCTCGTCGCATACGAAGAGCTTCTGAAGGAGTTCGCGAACGACTACGATGCCGTCCGCCACGATCGTTTCGACCTCGGAAGGCTTCAAAACGAGTTCGGGGCGACGTTCGCGCAAGCTTCGTTCCCGAACGCGCAACTCCTTGATTTTCAAGGACTAAGAGGCCGTATGCACTCATCGTCGTATATGCCGCCGGAAAGCGATCCACGCGCCTCCGAGCTTTCCGCCAAACTCAAAACCCTGTTTGATAAATACGCCGAAAAAGGTAGAATAGGTCTCTTGTATCAAACGAATATTTTCTACACACGACTATAA
- a CDS encoding SH3 domain-containing protein: MKILTALLFVSIGLFSASAQERFVKPLDDGGKDASLVAFRTKLIAATKKRDTKFILSILDPKIVSSFGGDEGVADFKRYWKISTAKSEFWATFLPVITNGGEFMADDRSLFCAPYLFTSFPDDLDSFLYLAIFGNNVNLRSAPSLKAPVIAQLSYNVVEPVEQADRTAKSDWIEIRTLGGKKGFVKSEFVRSPIDYRACFAKKGGKWKMTAFVAGD; encoded by the coding sequence ATGAAAATCCTGACAGCTTTGCTTTTTGTTTCCATCGGGCTCTTCAGCGCATCGGCGCAGGAGCGCTTCGTCAAGCCTTTGGACGATGGCGGAAAGGACGCGTCGCTCGTCGCTTTCCGCACGAAACTGATCGCGGCAACCAAAAAACGTGACACTAAGTTCATTTTGAGTATCCTCGATCCGAAGATCGTGAGCAGTTTCGGAGGCGACGAAGGAGTCGCTGATTTCAAGCGATACTGGAAGATCTCCACTGCGAAAAGCGAGTTCTGGGCCACGTTTCTTCCGGTCATCACCAACGGCGGAGAATTTATGGCGGACGACAGGAGCCTGTTCTGCGCACCGTACCTTTTCACTTCGTTTCCTGACGACCTCGACTCGTTCCTCTACCTCGCGATCTTCGGCAACAACGTCAATCTCCGCTCCGCGCCGTCGCTCAAGGCCCCGGTGATCGCGCAACTGTCGTACAACGTCGTCGAACCGGTCGAGCAGGCGGATCGAACCGCGAAATCCGATTGGATCGAGATCCGGACGCTCGGCGGGAAGAAAGGTTTCGTCAAATCAGAGTTCGTTCGGAGCCCGATCGATTACCGCGCCTGTTTCGCTAAAAAAGGCGGCAAATGGAAGATGACCGCGTTCGTCGCCGGAGACTGA
- a CDS encoding UbiX family flavin prenyltransferase, with translation MELTLAITGASGTIYAYRTLQLLAESGVVETVNLIMSGVVWTVAQVELGVNLKDADTARINDWLGLPKDSKLIRLWRLDNLAAKPSSGSNKQAGMIIVPCSMGTLGAIASGAGTNLIHRAADVCLKEGRKLVIVPRETPLNAIHLENMLRLSRAGARILPASPGFYHRPQSIGELVDHLCYRILDQFDIPHSRRSQWTGEEISDS, from the coding sequence ATGGAACTAACACTCGCGATCACCGGCGCTTCCGGCACGATCTACGCTTACCGGACTTTGCAGCTTCTGGCCGAAAGCGGGGTCGTGGAAACGGTCAACCTGATTATGTCGGGAGTCGTTTGGACGGTCGCGCAGGTCGAACTCGGCGTCAATCTCAAGGATGCGGACACGGCGCGGATCAACGATTGGCTCGGGCTGCCGAAGGATTCAAAACTGATCCGGCTCTGGCGACTCGACAATCTCGCCGCGAAACCGTCTTCAGGGTCCAACAAACAGGCCGGAATGATCATCGTTCCGTGTTCGATGGGAACCCTCGGCGCGATCGCGAGCGGCGCCGGAACGAATCTCATTCATCGCGCCGCTGATGTCTGCTTGAAAGAAGGGCGAAAACTGGTCATCGTCCCGCGGGAAACGCCTCTGAACGCGATTCACCTCGAGAATATGCTCCGGCTGTCCCGTGCCGGCGCGCGGATCTTGCCGGCAAGTCCCGGTTTTTATCACCGGCCGCAATCGATCGGCGAACTCGTCGATCACCTTTGCTACCGGATCCTCGACCAGTTCGATATTCCTCATTCGCGGCGATCGCAATGGACCGGCGAAGAGATTTCGGATTCGTGA
- the larB gene encoding nickel pincer cofactor biosynthesis protein LarB, which translates to MNKQAIDEILGLLERGTLDRETAAQRIKDLSFEDIGYARVDHARASRQGFPEVIFGQGKTTAQIVGIFEKLAARSPNVLITRTNAEVFGEIRNVFTDAEWHEEARIIRVFRDKTELGSGEIAIVTAGTSDIPVAEEAALTAETMGNRVRRVWDAGVAGIHRILSEREMLQGARVVVVAAGMEGALPSVVGGLVRVPVIAVPTSIGYGASFGGIAALLGMLNSCASNVTVVNIDNGFGAGFVASLINRK; encoded by the coding sequence ATGAACAAGCAGGCAATCGACGAGATTCTCGGACTTCTCGAGCGCGGAACGCTCGACCGCGAGACGGCGGCGCAGCGGATCAAGGACCTTTCGTTTGAAGACATCGGCTACGCGCGGGTCGACCACGCAAGGGCGAGCCGTCAGGGATTTCCGGAAGTCATTTTTGGTCAGGGAAAGACGACGGCACAGATCGTCGGCATATTTGAGAAACTCGCGGCGCGTTCGCCGAACGTGCTGATCACGCGGACGAATGCCGAAGTTTTCGGCGAGATTCGAAACGTCTTCACCGATGCCGAATGGCACGAAGAGGCGCGGATCATCCGCGTATTTCGTGACAAAACCGAACTCGGATCAGGCGAGATCGCGATCGTCACGGCCGGCACGAGCGACATTCCGGTCGCCGAAGAAGCCGCTCTGACGGCCGAGACGATGGGCAACCGCGTGCGGCGCGTCTGGGACGCGGGCGTCGCCGGGATTCACCGGATTCTGTCCGAAAGGGAAATGCTGCAAGGCGCGCGCGTCGTTGTGGTCGCCGCCGGAATGGAAGGCGCGCTGCCATCGGTTGTCGGCGGGCTCGTCCGCGTTCCGGTGATCGCCGTCCCGACATCGATCGGTTACGGCGCCAGTTTCGGCGGCATCGCGGCGCTTCTCGGAATGCTTAATTCGTGCGCTTCGAACGTCACCGTCGTCAACATTGACAACGGCTTCGGCGCCGGGTTCGTGGCGAGTTTGATCAACCGGAAATAG
- a CDS encoding trypsin-like peptidase domain-containing protein, translated as MLRALCTLLLLFSATTLFAQDYLPELVKRIKPSAVAIETFDTRGNIVSRGSGFFVASDKVITNKHVIEKSARAEIHLFNGRKYPVKGVLAVDGEGDLALLQVEVPKEFAVPLPIVQKVPLEGESVVVIGNPFGLEGSVSNGIVSAVREISGYGRIIQITAPISPGSSGSPVVNMLGQVIGVATLQAAEGQSLNFAVPSERIAALRIGELQTFATLNSETQKSKRASAERLYSQGLAQLSRDDYGRAVTLFEKAAETDPNYAEAWYQIGFCYGMIGRHAESLRASRQAAKLRPEWAEVYVNIGASSYALKEFKDASDAYRMATRLDADNADAQFAYGLTLGKLNRPEEEILAYRRAVAIKPDHAAAYEQLGLAFLKQKRFVEAVGAFEQLKTYKSDAKTYNYLGECYLESGKTAESIDAFNSAIGFNPDFEKARYNLGRAYLKAGDRDSAYIQYELLRAAKSDWADRLYALMNQ; from the coding sequence TTGTTAAGAGCACTGTGCACTTTGTTGTTGCTGTTTTCGGCGACGACTCTTTTCGCGCAGGATTATCTTCCGGAGCTTGTCAAACGGATCAAACCTTCAGCGGTCGCGATCGAGACGTTCGACACCCGCGGCAACATCGTTTCGCGCGGTTCGGGCTTCTTCGTCGCGAGCGACAAGGTCATCACCAACAAACACGTTATCGAAAAATCGGCGCGCGCCGAGATACATCTCTTCAACGGCCGCAAGTATCCGGTCAAGGGCGTTCTTGCGGTCGACGGCGAAGGCGATCTTGCGTTGCTTCAAGTCGAAGTGCCGAAAGAGTTTGCGGTCCCGCTTCCGATAGTTCAAAAAGTTCCGCTCGAGGGCGAGTCGGTCGTCGTTATCGGGAATCCGTTCGGACTCGAAGGTTCGGTTTCAAACGGCATCGTCTCGGCCGTCCGGGAAATTTCGGGTTATGGGAGAATAATCCAGATCACGGCGCCGATCTCGCCCGGATCGTCGGGAAGTCCGGTGGTCAATATGCTCGGACAAGTCATCGGCGTCGCCACGCTCCAGGCCGCCGAAGGCCAGAGCCTGAACTTCGCCGTCCCGAGCGAACGCATCGCGGCACTCAGGATCGGTGAACTCCAGACCTTCGCGACGCTTAACAGCGAGACTCAGAAATCGAAACGCGCTTCCGCGGAACGGCTTTATTCACAGGGACTTGCGCAGCTGTCGCGGGACGATTACGGGCGCGCCGTAACGCTTTTTGAAAAAGCTGCGGAAACCGATCCGAACTACGCCGAGGCCTGGTACCAGATCGGTTTCTGCTACGGAATGATCGGTCGTCACGCCGAATCGCTGCGCGCCTCGCGACAGGCCGCGAAACTGCGGCCTGAATGGGCGGAGGTTTACGTCAATATCGGCGCTTCGAGCTACGCGCTGAAAGAATTCAAAGATGCTTCCGACGCTTACCGTATGGCCACACGGCTCGACGCGGACAACGCCGACGCACAATTCGCGTATGGTTTGACCCTCGGAAAATTGAATCGTCCCGAGGAGGAGATCCTCGCTTACCGGCGCGCCGTCGCGATCAAACCCGACCACGCTGCGGCGTACGAGCAACTCGGATTGGCCTTTTTAAAACAGAAGCGATTCGTCGAAGCGGTCGGCGCCTTCGAACAATTGAAGACCTACAAGTCCGACGCCAAAACCTATAACTACCTTGGCGAATGTTACCTTGAGTCGGGCAAGACCGCTGAAAGCATCGACGCCTTCAACAGCGCGATCGGATTCAATCCCGACTTCGAAAAAGCCCGCTACAACCTCGGCCGCGCGTATCTCAAAGCCGGTGACCGCGATTCGGCGTACATTCAATACGAACTTCTTCGAGCCGCGAAGTCCGATTGGGCGGACCGTTTATACGCGCTTATGAATCAATAG
- a CDS encoding proline--tRNA ligase: MFWSNLFIPTVKETPADAECASHRLLLRAGMIRQLAAGIYSYLPLAQIVLNKINAIVREEMAAIGAQEFLLPALNPREIWEETGRWQLMGDNMFRLKDRKGADLCLGMTHEEVFTAIARNELRSYKQLPQIWYQIQTKFRDEARPKSGLLRVRQFTMKDSYSFDLKPEGLDESFEKHREAYKKIFSRCGLRFVMVEASSGAMGGSASTEFMVRTDAGEDLIAVCDSCGYAANVEKATSRLSAVEDEPGLNAPEEFPTPGVRTIDQLASFAGGAPAERQVKSLIYVAKTNGSESFVIALLRGDHQLQDTKLQDALRADEIRPAEDDEIYGLLGAHAGSLGAVNARQKAAGRKLTIIADRALSGRTNMTTGANRDDHHLRGVDVARDIPVDEWADLRLVSSGEGCPECGTGMLEVAKSLEIGHIFKLGTKYSVAMGANVLDENGKAVPLVMGSYGIGVERIMASVIEQSHDADGIIWSPATAPFDVVLTVTNVRDEKLLELGKRLYREISRDGLAVLLDDRDERAGVKFKDADLIGIPYRVNIGKRADEGIVELVERASKSITEVSIDEIADRLGAKF, translated from the coding sequence GTGTTTTGGTCAAATCTTTTTATTCCGACCGTGAAGGAAACTCCGGCGGATGCTGAGTGCGCGTCGCACCGTTTGCTGTTGAGGGCCGGAATGATCCGGCAGTTGGCGGCCGGGATTTATTCGTATCTGCCGCTGGCGCAGATCGTGCTGAACAAGATCAACGCCATCGTCCGTGAGGAAATGGCCGCGATCGGCGCCCAGGAATTCCTGCTTCCGGCACTGAATCCGCGCGAGATCTGGGAAGAAACCGGCCGTTGGCAGTTGATGGGCGACAATATGTTCCGGCTCAAGGACCGCAAGGGCGCGGATCTTTGTCTTGGAATGACTCACGAGGAAGTCTTCACCGCCATTGCCCGCAACGAACTTCGCTCGTACAAGCAGCTGCCGCAGATCTGGTATCAGATCCAGACGAAATTCCGCGACGAGGCGCGGCCGAAATCCGGACTCCTTCGCGTTCGCCAATTCACGATGAAGGATTCGTATTCGTTCGACCTCAAACCCGAAGGCCTCGACGAATCGTTCGAAAAACACCGCGAGGCATACAAGAAGATCTTTTCGCGCTGCGGTTTGCGGTTCGTGATGGTCGAAGCGTCGTCGGGCGCGATGGGCGGCTCGGCATCGACCGAGTTTATGGTCCGAACCGACGCCGGCGAGGACCTGATCGCCGTTTGCGACAGTTGCGGCTATGCGGCGAACGTCGAAAAAGCGACGTCGCGTCTTTCAGCCGTCGAAGATGAACCCGGTTTGAATGCGCCGGAGGAATTTCCGACCCCGGGCGTGCGGACGATCGATCAACTCGCCAGTTTCGCGGGCGGGGCCCCGGCCGAGCGGCAGGTCAAATCGCTGATCTACGTAGCGAAAACGAACGGTTCCGAGAGTTTCGTGATCGCGCTCCTGCGCGGCGACCATCAGCTGCAGGATACGAAGCTTCAGGACGCGCTCCGCGCCGACGAGATCAGACCGGCCGAAGATGATGAGATCTACGGACTTCTCGGCGCGCACGCCGGAAGCCTCGGCGCCGTCAATGCCCGGCAAAAAGCCGCCGGCCGGAAGCTGACGATCATTGCCGACCGGGCGCTCAGCGGCCGCACGAATATGACGACCGGCGCGAATCGCGACGACCATCACTTGCGGGGGGTGGATGTTGCGCGCGACATTCCGGTCGATGAATGGGCCGACCTGCGTCTTGTCAGTTCGGGCGAAGGATGTCCGGAATGCGGCACCGGAATGCTCGAGGTCGCAAAGTCGCTCGAGATCGGCCATATCTTCAAACTCGGGACCAAATACTCGGTCGCGATGGGCGCCAACGTTCTTGACGAGAACGGCAAGGCCGTACCGCTCGTGATGGGCAGCTACGGTATCGGTGTCGAACGCATTATGGCGTCGGTTATTGAGCAGAGCCACGACGCCGATGGTATAATCTGGTCGCCGGCAACGGCTCCGTTCGATGTCGTTCTGACGGTCACGAATGTTCGCGATGAAAAGCTTTTGGAACTCGGAAAACGGCTCTATCGTGAAATCTCACGCGATGGGCTGGCTGTTCTGCTCGACGACCGCGACGAGCGCGCCGGCGTGAAATTCAAGGACGCCGATCTAATCGGGATTCCTTACCGGGTCAATATCGGCAAGCGCGCGGACGAGGGGATCGTCGAACTGGTCGAACGCGCTTCAAAGTCGATCACCGAGGTTTCGATCGACGAGATCGCGGACCGGTTGGGCGCGAAATTCTAG